The following coding sequences are from one Candidatus Cloacimonadota bacterium window:
- a CDS encoding DUF4160 domain-containing protein, with translation MPEISRFFGIIIAIYYDDHNPPHFHARYGGQKVSIEIQTLKILDGEISPRALGLVIEWAALHKKELVEVWELAKNNQPPFKIEPLK, from the coding sequence ATGCCAGAAATAAGCAGATTTTTTGGAATAATAATCGCTATTTATTATGATGACCATAATCCACCGCATTTTCATGCAAGGTATGGAGGTCAAAAGGTATCAATAGAAATTCAAACATTAAAAATTCTTGATGGGGAGATTTCTCCAAGAGCTCTTGGTTTGGTTATAGAATGGGCAGCTTTACACAAAAAAGAACTCGTAGAAGTTTGGGAATTGGCAAAAAATAATCAACCACCTTTTAAAATTGAACCATTGAAATAA
- a CDS encoding DUF2442 domain-containing protein — translation MLCDVITAKMLNDYRLEVVFEDNKKGVIDFSEYLSKGGVFDKFKDINFFKNFTVSKDLGTIIWGDEIDIAPETLYEKCEQDA, via the coding sequence ATGCTTTGTGATGTTATTACTGCAAAAATGTTAAATGATTATCGCTTAGAGGTTGTGTTTGAGGATAACAAGAAAGGAGTTATTGATTTTTCGGAATATTTATCTAAAGGCGGAGTATTTGACAAGTTCAAAGATATTAATTTTTTTAAAAATTTTACTGTCAGTAAGGACTTGGGAACTATAATCTGGGGAGATGAGATAGATATTGCTCCTGAAACACTATATGAAAAATGCGAACAAGACGCTTGA